Sequence from the Cuculus canorus isolate bCucCan1 chromosome 24, bCucCan1.pri, whole genome shotgun sequence genome:
ggacctcaaagcccatccggttccacctcctgccatggacagggacacctcccactggatcaggggctccaagccccatccaacctggcctggaacccctccagggatggagcagccaccactgctctgggcaacctgggccagggcgtccccaccctcacagcaaaacatttctgcccaagatctcatctcaaactccactctttcagctttcaTTGCCACACTGTCAGAAAAAGTaggtctgtgtttttttcctcgTCCTTGTAGCATCCTAAGGATAatattgtttgggtttttttaagggaaatCTTGTGGTATTCCAGCAAATCCAGAACACGGCAAAGTCATCGCAAATGATCATTTGTTTGGTGCGAGAGCGAATGTGGTTTGTAACCGTGGGTGAGTGCGAAGCCGGGTGCCCACGGCATCCCCGTCACCTGCTCCGAGGCAGTGGTGGGCGAGCCGGGACAGGGGGCTCTGCCTCTCGAGCCCTTGGCACCTCGCTGGGGTAACGTGTTTGTGGCTGGTGAGAACAAACTGATGTGTTGATGTATCTTTTACCCCTGCAGGTACTCATTAAAGGGAGCGTCGCCTCTCATCTTGTGCTTCATGATGGGAACTGGAGTTGCCTGGACTCAACCTCCACCGTGTCAGGGTAAGTGTCAtagagaatagtttgggttggaagggacctcaaagcccatccagtcccacccctgccatgggcagggacacctcccactggctcaggggctccaagccccatccaacctggcctggaacccctccagggatggggcagcccccactgctctgggcaccctgggccagtgtcCCACCGCTCTCATAGCGAAGAACTTCTTTCTTATGTGTCCAGAGTTTGATGGGAAATACCAAATATTCCAActtagaaatacagaattaacGTTGATTTTCCAACATGCGGTCCGATGGTACCTCTGGAAGGGAAACAGCTGCCGTGGTGAAAGCGGGGACAGGCCAATAGCATCACCAGTGCCTTCTGCACGTGAAAGACCAACACAAACGAGCACCCTGGTGGCCCTGTAGGCTCCACCACCCCCGTGGATGTGGGACAGCGGGCTGGGAGGCACATAAAAGTAACTGTGTGCTCCCGTTtcagcctctgctcctgctcctggcaCAACGCAAGCCTGTGTGCAAGCGGCCCtggtgttttcctctctttacaTCGTAGAGAAGAACATCCCTGTGGTCACCTCTTgaactctttcctttttctcccccagcTCTTTCTTGTCCTCAGCCCCCATCTATTCCTGATGGGAAGCATGATGGCAATGGCACGGAGGAGTTTGTCTACGGCTCCGTGGTGATGTACACGTGTGACCCTGGGCTCCAACTCGTGGGGAATGAAACTCTTCGCTGTACAACGGAGAACAGCATCAATGGTGTCTGGAGTGGGTCCCCTCCCAAATGCAGCGGTGAGTGTTGCTGGGTATCCGTCCTGCTCTTGAGTAATATTTTTGCTGTGCAGTTAATTAGTCCCAATTCCCCTCTTTCGCAAAGAGGACCCCAGTCTGCCCTCTGCCCGTAAGGCTTCTGGTGTCACCAGGAAGTCCTTGTGTGACTGTTTTAGCCCAGAGAAGACTACAAGGAGACCTtaagcagccttccagtactgaaaggggctgcaggaaacctgggaaggggctctttgcaggcagtgcagggaggggacgaggggcaatggttttcagctgaaagaggggagattgagatgagatctgagggagaaatgttctcctgtgagggtggggaggccctggcccaggttgcccagagcagtggtggctgccccatccctggaggggttccaggccaggttggatggggctcggagcccctgagccagtgggaggtgtccctgcccatggcaggggtgggattggatgggctttgaggtcccttccagcccaacccaGACGACTCTATCACTGTAACTCTTCCACAGATCTCGCTGTCATAGCCACATTTGCTCCAGCCACTGCCCTGTGCCACGTTTACCCCTCACTGAAGTGTTCTTTCCACTATGTATAAATGCGgaattacataaaatataattgtgactgattttcctttattttttctctccagtgctAACTAGCACTGCAGCAGTGACGAACCAAACCGAACCCTCACAGGAGAAGACGGCAGAGAATCCTTACTGGCTTGGTAAGAGGTCAGGAGAGGCTTTCTGCCTCAGGGTCATCTTCATGGCTACAATCCCACCCACGCTGGTGACCCCATGTGCTCTCATTGTGCCTTCCTAACTTCTTTGGTGGGTCCATCTTCCGTTTCTAAGAGGTTGACACAGGCTTATTCCCTGCCCTGaccctcttttctctctgctcccagctgaGTGACTCTTTAGCTGACGCGATACAGGGTGGGATTTTTGATGTTTGAACCTCCTTCCGCGCAGCTGAGCATCTCGGTGGAAACCACTGGCATTGTCTTGGCTGTATTGGGTCATGGCTGAGGGCGAAGGTAGCCTGAAGCTATGGACCTTGGCTCCATCAGTGAAGACAGGTGGATAAGGGGCTCAGGAAGAGCGCAGTGATGTGGGGAGTCGTTAATGCCAATTGTTTCATCACTGTTTGTCTTCTCAGCAGTGTTATGGTTATCTTGGTTTGAACAATATTGTTCTGTGGGCATAGATTAAGAACCTCCCCATTCAGTTGTCAGCATCGTTGGCGTCATTTAACACtgatttcattgttttcttctctagCCAGTATCCTCATCCCTTGCTGCATCGGTAAGTAGTTTAAAAGTGGAAACGCACTTTCATAACACAAAACTATTATTTGCTGTTTAATACCTGGAGTCAGTGGGATTGGTTTATTCGTACTGAGTGTCTCCGGTCAGGATTCAGGGTTCTCTGCTGTTGGATAATGCAGCAAGCAGCCGGATGGATTGTCTGTGTCTTAGCATTAAACATTACATCACCTGGGGATGAAACGAACGCCAAAGAAGCCAATGTAAGAAGCCAACCAAAACTGTACATTCCATCCCTCGTTAGTTGATAAAAGTCGCTTTACCACGCCTTGGcaggcactgggagagaagagatcagtgaaGCTTGAAACAGCCGTGTTGCGAAAGAGATCAAGGACATAGTGAGCATGTTTAGAATACGCAAGAAACAGGGGTTGTCTGTAAAAGGATCATGACCTTGAGAAGATCAGCGTAGGACCGCACTTAGCAGTGGTTTCTGTGCTGCACTCAGAGACGCAAGAAGGGGTGTGCATAGTTCTGGCTGAGAGGGACTCTCTGGGTGGCAACAGGGAATTTTCCTGCCGGTCTTTTACCAAACTGCAGCATTTCACTTAAATTCCACACCACAGACCGTGacaggggagtggaactggatgatctctaaggtcccttccaactcaagccacGCGATGGTTCTATGATTTGCTATTGATGTCTCAAACTGCTTTGCTCCTTTGTTTGTTAGTTCCCCCGGTAGCCCTTGGAATCCTAGCTGGGATCATCATGAGATGGAAAGACAATAAAAACCAGTAAGTGAGCCTAAGCTGCCGCTCGTACCTCATAACTGGGCATTTCCTTTTAAGCCCTGAGTGACGGTAATTCCCTTCTGTACATATTTGCATGGTCAGTGCTATCTTTCCGGGTTGCTAAGCTGCTTTTTATTCTCTAAATGTTCTCTTTCCTGTCTCTTCAGCTCTTACAACATGCATCTCAAAAAGCACGAGACCAACGGAAGGGATCCCCTGAAGCACCCGAGGAGAACGGATGACACGATGCCGCCCGTGCCATGGCATTCCTATTTTTGGTGAGTTTGCTTATTTCTCTGCCCAAAAGCTTGTGCTACTCTTCCAACTATACCCACGGATCTCATCAGCTACAAACCTTGCTGCGCCCGACCACGGCTTTTTGCAGTTTCTCAGTCTAAATTGCCAACTCCTCTGCCTCTGCGACGAAGACGCTGATCTCCAAAGGGGCCACGGCTGTTTGACGGGAGGGTTTGGTGTTTGCCGGCTGCTCTCGGGGCTCAGCAGAGGgatttcccctttctttctcatCCCCAGCCACACAACGAGTTGCCACGCGTGTCCCACCTGCGAAGAGCGGCTGCACGCCGCCCTGGCTCCCCGCACCGAGCCCACGCACCGCGGCTGTGCCGCCTGTGAGGAGTGGCTACGCATCCAGCCCGGCACGCCACGCACCTACTCGGTCCCCAGCATCGGCAGTGGGGAGATCTGGAGCCCCACAGGCACCAGGTACCGTGGGCCCTTGCTCCTGCTCCCCTTGCGTGGGTCCGTGTGAAGCTAAACAGGGGCAAAGCGGTGCTTcttgaggggaaagaaaagcatctcCGCATGGATAAAGCGGGTTTTGGAGTTTGCATTCCTTTAGGTCGAGTTTTAGCAGGAGAAATTAAATgctatttagaaaaaaaaagtggttctGCTGGGCAGTAGGAATTCTTGGAAAGCCATGCCTTCAGGTGGATTCAGGCTGTTGTCTCTCTCTGCGTTCAGCCCTCCTAAAGCTGCAGATGTGCTGAGGGATGAGGGCCCGGGAGAAGCTGGTCCGGAGCGGAGCAAGGCAGAGCAGCCCATGGACCACAAAAGGTCTGTCTTCCACTTAACAACACTCTGATGCTGTGCTGATgctgaaaaatcatttcagagAAGAGTAGATCTGTATTTATTCAATTTTAGGAGAGAATAAGGGTATTCTGCACCCCCTTGCTTATTCTCACTTCTTTCCTGTCTTGATCCTGAGTATTACAgcatttaattacttttaaactATTAATACctcactttttcccccctttattttTATGCTCTGTTCTTTCAGTGCTTCTAAAAGGCATCCAGCGCACACACGTGTGTTTCTCCTGTTGCTTTCCTTGTGTCGCTCTCTGGCAGCGGCGCTGCACACCGCAACGCCTGCACACCTCCCGCAGCGCTCGGCGCGCCGGGCTGAGATCGAGCTGCTgccctttctgcttctcctctctgctctgggaGAGAAACACCGACCCGCAGCTTAGTTGGGTTTGCAGGTTCGAGGCACCACGGCTCCAGCGATAAAGAGACGATGGGTCTATCAAGCAGTTCAGAAGCAGCGTAGAAACACCTCCTGTGTTTTAGCAAAGCGAAGGAGGCTTGTGATGGACCTAATTCCCCACTGAGCCTGCAGCCAAGGCAGGTTTTCATCCTGCTTGGGATGATCCCTAGGCGGCAGGGAAGCTGGAGGTGCCAGCTGTGccaggaccagggaagtcatCCTTCCCCTGTGCTCGGCGCTGGTGGGGCCACACTCCAAATCCTGGCTTCAGTTGTGGtcccctcgctacaagaaggacattgaggggccggagcgcatctggagaagggaatggacaTGGGGAAGGGTCCGGAGAACAGGGGAGACCacatggctctctgcagctccctgaaaggaggttgtagcgaggtggatgctgggctcttctcccaagtaacaagggatgggatgagaggaaatggcctcaagtggtgctgggggaggtttagactggataagaggaacaatttcttcaccgaaagggttctcgggcactggcagaggctgcccagggaggcggtggagtgcccatccctgaaggtgtttaaaagacaggtgctcagggatccggtttagtagtggacaggtgtggcTGGACTggatctcaaagttcttttccaaccaaatgattctatgaacttcaCGGTGATTTTTGAGTCTCCCTAGAGAGCCCCAATGCACGTCCTTAACGGTGCTTCTCCACAGCAACCACCACATCTGTCCTGTCTGCGAGAACTGGCTGCGCGCCCACTCTGACCAGCGTGAACGCCATCCCGCAGCGCCCGGGGAGCGGCTGTGCCAGCAGGACGAGGGGTGAGCGTGCTGGAGAGGGCACCGAGAGTCCCCTACGATTCAAATaactctatgattctctgatttgaTGAACCCATCAGGGCTCACCCTTGTCTCTCTCTCCACAGCCCGCAGGGTCCCGTCTGTCCTCGCTGTGCCGACCGGTTGCACTTCTCCCTCGTCCACAGCGACAGGGCAGATTGTCCCATGTGTCCcctggctggggaggggacCTTGGCTCACCTCGTCACCCGCCACAGCCCTGGCTGCCACGTCTGCCCCATCTGCACATCACCCACCCACGTGCATCTGTGCCAGCCCTGGGGCCGGGCACCCAACGGAAGGGACCCAAACCACCCGTTGGGTGCTGCGAGCCAGAGGCTGCAACGCTCATTGCCTCAAAGCGTCTCACCCGAATGAACTGCTCATCTCCGTGTTGAGGGAGAAATGTCAACCGCTGTAACATCCAGAGCGGCACGAAGCTGGTTGGGGAGAAGGGTCGCTCCACTAACTCCTGGCAGCGTCAGGGACCAAGTTCCAAGTGCAATAAGAGAACCTGAAGTCAGGCGTCTGACCTCATAATCCAAAATTTCATTGTAAAAGGAGCAGGAAAATCAAACTTTCTCCAAATTCAGCTCCCTGTTGGTTTCAtgcttactttttttgtttgttttataataaaagGATTTCTCTTACACTTTTAGGTAAAGTAATTCATCATGACAGGTACAAATTAATCCTATTCTGGCAGGTAACAACAGCTGGATTGGTAAAAGATCAACCTCGGAGACAACACAGCCAATCTGGAGTAttaaaaggtgttttttcagttcttcaagtgaggctttaaaaattcagtaaaGCTCCTTTCtaccaggaaaataatttcatagtcAACACCCTCTTTGTTCAATCTTGCCAGATTTACCGTACGAGTGCTCTTAAAGGGAGAGCCTGGATTGGTTGAGGCCACCCTTGACCTGAGGACCACAAGGGTAGGGCGATGGCGTGGACCAAGACGGAGCATCCCGGGCAAGGCAGACCCTCCCACGTGTTTGCAGTGTTGCTCAGGGTGAATGACGCAGGTTGTGCGTTGGGTTACTCATCACTTGGGCAAACCCTTTCCGTGTCACGGGACGGGGTGGGAGTGCTCAGCTGATAAAGCTGAAGGGGTTGTGTTGGTAAAATCTTGGGCTGTTGAGGACAGATCTGAATCAGAAGAGCAGTCGGGTTCCTCCCCAGAAtagtttgggggggaaaggacctcaaagcccatccagttccactcttggccacgggcagggacacgtcccactggatcaggggctccaaaccccatccaacctggcctggaacccctccagggatggggcagcaccactgctctggaaaacatttctccccaagatcccatctccatctcccctctttcagctgaaaactgttatccctcatcctctccctgatccagagccgctccccagctttcctggagctgctgggagagggaaggggggtCTGTGACCACCCTCTGTCGCTGGAAAAAACGtgaaaaaatggggaaaaaaagcggaaaaaaatgggaaagacCCCGACGCGATCGCCTCTGCTTTGGTGCGGCTCCGCCCGGTCCGTACCGGGAGAGCCCCGCGGGGGATTAATAGAACccccaggctggaaaggacccaccggacCATGGAGTCCAACAGAGCCCCCGTTCCCTTTAAGAGAAGGGACACCAACCCGCCGGGAGGAGGGAGCGGGGACGGCCCCGTCCGCCCCGGAAAGGGCTGAGCCGCGGGGGGAGCGCTGCGCCTCCATCGGGAGCGGCTCCGGAGCGACAACGGAGCGAGAAGGGAGCGAGAAGGGAGCGGGCACCGGGGATGGAGCTGCGAGGGCTGCTTCTGTGTCTCAGTCTCAGCCTCTACACGGTGCTGCCGAGCCTGCCCGGAGCCTGCGGTGAGCGAGCGAGGGGGGAGCGGCTGCGTGGGGAGGGGCTGcgtggggaggggatggggatgcgggtggggatggggatgtgtGGGAAAGGACCACCCCTCGCCATCCAACCCCTTCATCGCTATCGTCACCCCCCATCGCCATCACCCCCCATCACCATCCCCTCCCATCGCCAGCATCCTCACCCCCCACCGCTATCATTCCCCTCATAACCATCATCCCCCTGTATCACTACCATTCCCCTCCCATCGCTATCATCCCCCCTCATATCACTATCATTCTCCCCTGCATTGCCATCATTGCCCCCCTCCATCGCTATCATTCCCCCCTCATATTGCTATCATTCCCCCATAGCCATCATCCCCCTGTATCACTATCATTTCCCCCCCATCGCTATCATCCCCCCTCATATCACTATCATTCTCCCCTCTATTGCCATCATTCCCCCCCTCCATCACTATCATTCCACCCATAGCCATCATCCCCCTGTATCACTGTCATTCCCCCCCATCGCTATCATCCCTCCTCATATCACTCTCATTCTCCCCCTCATTGCCATCATTCCCCCCCTCCATTGCTGTCATTTCCCCCTTCGCCACTGTCCCCCTGTATCGCCATCGCCCCCCCATCACCATCGCCCCCATCACTAGCATCCTCCCTCACTGCTTCTCCATCACCACCATCCCCCTTCACCATCGCTATCACCCCCCATTTGCCATCACCTCCCCCTTTGCTGCCATCACCACAATCCCCTCTTCGCCGTCgtccccccccgtcccctcACCGTTGTCCCCCCCTGCCCGCAGGTACCTGCCAGCAGCCACCAAGGTTTGCCTTTGCGGAGCCCCCACTGCCCCTGGAGGGGTCCTACGCCGAGGGGACCACACTGAGATACCGGTGCCGCCCGGGGTACAGGTTGGCGATGGGCAAGTCCCCCATCGTCACCTGCCTCTCCAACACCCAATGGTCAGCGAACCCTGACTTCTGCATTGGTGGGTTCCCCCCGGTCCTGGgattggggtggggggagcccatcccatcccctggtgcaccccaaaccctgctcGCGGTGTGGGAGGGTTGAGAAGGATGCTCCCCGGGTTCCTGGCTTTCGGATAGTTGAGAACAAGCGCTTACCCAGCCTGCAGTTGCCCTTTCTGCGTGGGAAGTATCATCGGAAGTGttcattgggtactggaacagctgcccagggaggtggtcgagtcgccttccctggaggtgtttaaggaatggatggatgaagtgcttaggaacatggtttagggagtgttaggaatggttggacgcgatgatccaatgggtcctttccaaccttgtgattctgtgattctgtgaagcttTAATCCCTGAGAGATGATCTCTGCCCCCATTAATTACTTCACCATCTGGTGACAGAGTATAAATGCTAGGACACAATGCAAGGAACGGTGTGGGAAAGGCCGTAGAGCCGATTGTCCCCGCGTTATGTCCCTGTTCCCAAGGACAGTCAGTGGGTCCTTCCCCatcttctgctcttctgctctGTTGCCTTTCCCGATGGACTAAGACCTTTGCCTTGAGCCCGCTGGGCTCTTCATCAGTCTCCTTTTCCAGAAAGTGTGTAaaacttggcttttttttatttctcctgagCTTTATCTGTGCTTCTTATTTGTGGTTTCACTCTCAGTTCGTCAGAAGGCAATGTGGATGTTGTGTCTTTTCTGAAAGCGCTGATGCTTTCTCGTGAGGGAGGTGAGGTGCCCATAAAGGGACAGTTGGTGACACAGAGCAGCACCTTCACCGCTGTCACGCTATAAAATAAAGATCATTCTCATCCACTACCCTTCCAGGGAAGTCCTGTGCTCCACCGGAGATCACGAACGGCAAGTTTGACTACACGACTGACCTGCTGTTAGGGGCAACGATAACCTTCACCTGTAATGCCGGGTAAGCGTTGGCCCCGGCTCCCGGCAGGCAACAGCGCTGAGGCCGGGAGCCTCGGAGGCTTTTGATGTCTTGGGGCTGTTTCCTTGGCAAGCACGGGCACGGCGAGAGGGGTTCGGAGCCGGGAGCCATAGGGGTCAGGCTGAGTCCCAGTTGTGccgataggacgaggggaaatggcctcaagatgcgccagcggaggtttagattggatattaggaatgttttctttactggaagagcggtgaagccctggcagaggctgcccagggcagtggggggtctccatccctggaggggttcaaaaaccatgtagatgtggcacttggggacagggtttagtggacacagtggggctggatgggatgagcttagagatcttttccaaccttaatgattctatcatcCTATGAAAACAGACCACCTTCTGGGCAGGAGAACGTGGTCTTTGCAGATTGCTTTACAGCTGCTTTGCGAAAGGTTTTTGCTCCTTTCCTGTTGGCATTTGTTAGTAATTCAGCATTGGCTGTTTGCCACGGGTTCTGCATCCACGTCTTGGCTGCAGGGTCTGAGGAAAGGAGGGCTGCGGTGTCCTGGGAGCCAGGCAGTGGGGAAGGAGAGCGCTTAGGGTACATCAGTGACACCTCACTCTGCTCAGAAAAGAAGTTTCTGTTTGGATCTACTGCACAGCACAGGGCTGAACGGCCTTGGGGTGGGGACACCGTCTCGCTCATGCTGCTGTGAGCTTGTACCCACCCAATGCAAGTCAGAAGTTTCCTCTAACTGCATCCTATGTTGCGTTTCATAGAGACATGGAATGGCTTGActaggaagggacctcaaagcccatccaattccaactccctgccatgggcagggacacctcccactgggtcaggttgctcaaagaagGTGTTCTTCAGATATCGAGAAAATAATGGTTTATGGGAGGGTTAGCTGTTTTTCCACTGCAGTTCGGCTCCTCCAGCATTGCAAACTGTACAACTTTCTGAAGTCCCcaaggtttatttttctcttcttttcaaagagattcaaccttttcttctcttaggTACCGCTTAGTTGGAACGCCGTCTGCGCAATGTGTAGTTACAGGCAATGAAGTTTCTTGGGACGGCACTCCACACTGCACCAGTAAGAAGATCTTAAATGTTTCATGTACATCTCCTCCTCAGAGCTGTTGTATCTGGTAGTTGGGGAACGGCAGGTGGATACTCTCTTCTTGGCTCCTAAACCGAATTACATCAGCCTTTAATGAATTTtactcctttcctctcccccaaACAAGAATTCTTGCTGGAGCTGGGAATGGAATTTAAAGCCACGGGAGGATCTGTGGGTGTTGGCAGCGGCTCTGGAGGCAAACTCACGAGAAAAGCAGCTCCTGAGGCTGTTGGTTGGTATTTCCCAGCCCAGGCACGCAGCGAACATTCTGCCCCGCTGGGGCAGATGCTGCACCACTCAGGTTGTGCTTTCTGTCAGGCAGTTGTTGCTGAATTGTGGATcaagagctgtgctgggatgcCTTCGGATGCATCCGAAATCTCAATTTTCAAAGGGGAAATTAATTCTAAGAGCTTTGTTGGTGCTATTTGGGCTTTTTTAGCATCCTGTGAGATGCGGCTGACCATCAGCTGCTGACAGTTGGGATGGTTTGCTGCCATAATAGGTCTCCTGGCCTTGTTAGCGTAACGAAGGAAGGAAATGCCATCGCCAGTAGGTGAGGGTTCCATACTGCTTGGTGAGACAATGTTTATTGCCTCCAGAAGGCCTCTTCCCTGGTGTCTCCTCTTGAACAATAGATGCTGGTTTGCCATTTCACCATCTATACATTTAAACCCCCTCTGGAGAGCATTCAGGATTTAAAGGCTCATTCAGCCCTTTAGGTGGAGGTGATTGTTTTATGGCTGTTTCCCTGTTTTTCATctggcttttattattttacatgttTGGGTTGGTTTATgttgtgggtttctttttgaGTAGTCAGACTTCAGTTTCACATTCCACGGAAATGCTCTGTTTTCCTATGCAGTTATTCCCTGTTCACCACCTCCTGCGATCGAGAACGGGAAGCTCTTCAACGGCGACAGAGACTTTGTCTTCGGCATGGCTGCGACGTACAGCTGTAACAAAGGTTTTTCTCTTATTGGAGATACCACCATTCACTGCACGATGGATGATAACCTCGAGGGAGTATGGAGCGGTCCAGCTCCTGAATgcaaaagtaaatgttttctttatctccTTAATCTTTTGACTTTTTctcatccctctccccttctgTACTTTCCTGGTGGGCTGTCAGACACGAACAGGTTGATTTGAGTCTCAAATGATTCCCAGAAAGCTTAATGGAGCGATCTCCCAAGTTGTGGTCGGAGGCAGAGCTCGCTTCAATGCGCACAGAAAGCCTTCCTCTCGCTGCCCATGCCCAGGGCTTCctgcaaatggaaaatgaagCTTTCACGTGTGCAGTTCCTTAATGATGTCTCTGTTCACAGTAATTGCACCCACTGGGGAAAGGACAGCAGTTCTCCTTGAGCCGCTCTTGTGATGCATCTGATGTCACTGCGgggcttttcctttttgtaataCGTGTATCTTATTGTCTTATCTCCACTTCCAGCTGTCAGATGTGAAGATCCAGAAGTGGAAAATGGGAGCAGGTTATCTGGCTTTGGCACTGAGCACACGTATAAAGATACAGTGACCTTCGCGTGCAAACCTGGTTATTTAATGAAGGGTGCTAGCGTAGTTACTTGTGAAGCAGACAGTACCTGGAAGCCACTTCTGCCAACATGTGACCCAGGTGAGTATAAACCCATTTATTTGTTGTGATGGCACCGAATTAGGTGTAAGAGCTGTTGAGCAGGTCAACTTCTGAACGTCATGCCCTTGTAGCCGTGCCCCTGCAGAGCATGCTGGCGGGGCTCCTCAAGGGTGGCGGCTGAAGCTGTTTATTTGTGAACTGCAAATGACCCAAAAGCACATTGAAAGGAGAGACAGAACTGCTTACCACACCCAACAGCCTTCACCAGCTTCCAGACCTGTTGGGGATGTTTAGCTCATCTGAGCTCAGCTGGTCATGCAGGTTGGGTTGGTGGTCAGTGAAGGAGCAGCTTTGATGCTGAGATGCAACCCAATCTCTGTCTCTTGTGTGGTTAAGCAAACTGTGTTATATTTGCTAAACGGGTTGGATGCAGACTTTATCCCTAGACCCTGGCATTCGGTCAGGTTAAAATGGTGTGTGCTCCAGAACACATTGTTATTGCCGACCCTTCGGGTACTCCTCTGTAGCTGACCTTGACGTTGTCTCTTTTGTTAGTCTACTGTGGTCCTGCCCCACGCTTCCCTTTCGCTGAGGCTGGAATGGCTGTGGGCAGCAGCTCCCCTGCTGGAACTCAGCTGAGGTATTGGTGTAAACCGGGTTTTACTGCAGCAAGTGGGAAATCCTCCATTGTCACTTGTCTGACTGACACAACTTGGTCTGCAGACCC
This genomic interval carries:
- the LOC104061872 gene encoding uncharacterized protein LOC104061872; amino-acid sequence: MGTPRSEEGRRREGPRVRLSLRQRCAAPRAPAPPARTPGSAPGSPLRSQARLPARLRTPRLGSRLPARFPARFQVPSSVPGSRAQFLARFRTPRLGSRLGSLFPAPFPVPRLISRLGSLFPAPFPALRLNSQLDSRFPGSIPGSVPDSPARFPARFRTPRLNSRLGSGLPGSIPGSVPGPAAAMGSGQRRSLLPALLLLLLPAARGDCGPLPNISHAEPPEDTKHRGSFSVGSEVRYRCLMGYVKRPLLSDTVQCLPNSQWSNLPEFCGRSCSSPPRVQFARISQEDEMQNFYPVGVTVKYNCRPGYENTTEQLPTSTCLDNVTWSEVPELCRRKSCGIPANPEHGKVIANDHLFGARANVVCNRGYSLKGASPLILCFMMGTGVAWTQPPPCQALSCPQPPSIPDGKHDGNGTEEFVYGSVVMYTCDPGLQLVGNETLRCTTENSINGVWSGSPPKCSVLTSTAAVTNQTEPSQEKTAENPYWLASILIPCCIVPPVALGILAGIIMRWKDNKNHSYNMHLKKHETNGRDPLKHPRRTDDTMPPVPWHSYFCHTTSCHACPTCEERLHAALAPRTEPTHRGCAACEEWLRIQPGTPRTYSVPSIGSGEIWSPTGTSPPKAADVLRDEGPGEAGPERSKAEQPMDHKSNHHICPVCENWLRAHSDQRERHPAAPGERLCQQDEGPQGPVCPRCADRLHFSLVHSDRADCPMCPLAGEGTLAHLVTRHSPGCHVCPICTSPTHVHLCQPWGRAPNGRDPNHPLGAASQRLQRSLPQSVSPE
- the LOC128854415 gene encoding complement receptor type 1-like isoform X2; translation: MELRGLLLCLSLSLYTVLPSLPGACGTCQQPPRFAFAEPPLPLEGSYAEGTTLRYRCRPGYRLAMGKSPIVTCLSNTQWSANPDFCIGKSCAPPEITNGKFDYTTDLLLGATITFTCNAGYRLVGTPSAQCVVTGNEVSWDGTPHCTIIPCSPPPAIENGKLFNGDRDFVFGMAATYSCNKGFSLIGDTTIHCTMDDNLEGVWSGPAPECKTVRCEDPEVENGSRLSGFGTEHTYKDTVTFACKPGYLMKGASVVTCEADSTWKPLLPTCDPVYCGPAPRFPFAEAGMAVGSSSPAGTQLRYWCKPGFTAASGKSSIVTCLTDTTWSADPDFCIRQQCPPPTIANGDVIADNFLFETVVTFVCHPGYELKRSSSAKCVASGSGVAWDTAFPYCERQLPDVLCEEPPMIDNGIHNGTKGKHFLQGSTVTYKCNDGFTLAGAAFLQCIAGDQYWGVWSKPAPECRGGANMLSVGIFPLLLTMLVMNL
- the LOC128854415 gene encoding complement receptor type 1-like isoform X1, whose amino-acid sequence is MELRGLLLCLSLSLYTVLPSLPGACGTCQQPPRFAFAEPPLPLEGSYAEGTTLRYRCRPGYRLAMGKSPIVTCLSNTQWSANPDFCIGKSCAPPEITNGKFDYTTDLLLGATITFTCNAGYRLVGTPSAQCVVTGNEVSWDGTPHCTIIPCSPPPAIENGKLFNGDRDFVFGMAATYSCNKGFSLIGDTTIHCTMDDNLEGVWSGPAPECKTVRCEDPEVENGSRLSGFGTEHTYKDTVTFACKPGYLMKGASVVTCEADSTWKPLLPTCDPVYCGPAPRFPFAEAGMAVGSSSPAGTQLRYWCKPGFTAASGKSSIVTCLTDTTWSADPDFCIRQQCPPPTIANGDVIADNFLFETVVTFVCHPGYELKRSSSAKCVASGSGVAWDTAFPYCERQLPDVLCEEPPMIDNGIHNGTKGKHFLQGSTVTYKCNDGFTLAGAAFLQCIAGDQYWGVWSKPAPECRGEYLPCLSCCLLSVFKIPTFFLSL